Below is a genomic region from Raphanus sativus cultivar WK10039 chromosome 4, ASM80110v3, whole genome shotgun sequence.
TAGTGCTAGCATGTTTGGTAAATGGAGTCTCCGCAATGCAACGAGATAACTCAAAGAAACGGAACCCACGACTAGCCAACTCCTGGTGGGAATCCCTTGGTTTTTCTTTATTCAAAACCTTGATCAATCCAGATGACGGCTCCATACACGGAGCCGTTTACAAGTACAACCACTACAACAGTGACCAGAAGAACCCGCTTTACGTGATTGCCTTTCGCGGCGTGATGCTAAGTTCAAAAACTTTTAAGTCAGATATTAAGCAAATCTTTCGATGCCCACTTAACATCCTTGACAAGGGAAAAAGGTTTGCTAGTGCCAAACTAGCAATCGAAAATGTGCTGTCCTATCCCAACGCCGAGACGGAATCTGTCTGGCTCGCCGGACACTCTTTGGGAGCAGGCATAGCGTTGTTGGCCGGGAAGAAAATGGCGAGATCTGGATCACCCCTCAAGACTTATGCATTCAACCCGCCCCACTCGGATCTTCTTGTAGAGCAACTATTAGATAACGAAATGATTAAAGTCAAGGCTAAGATCTTCAGGAATTTCATCAGAACCTCCGCAGTCTCGCTCTTACATCTCCAGGTAAAAATGTATAACCTTAGTACCGGACGTAAGAAGTTAAAACTTTTGCAATACTAAGATCATTTTGTttgaaaatcta
It encodes:
- the LOC108853955 gene encoding GDSL esterase/lipase At4g10955, translating into MGISKKKRDNFSESGPKHVPLTPICWNDSHQVTVVLACLVNGVSAMQRDNSKKRNPRLANSWWESLGFSLFKTLINPDDGSIHGAVYKYNHYNSDQKNPLYVIAFRGVMLSSKTFKSDIKQIFRCPLNILDKGKRFASAKLAIENVLSYPNAETESVWLAGHSLGAGIALLAGKKMARSGSPLKTYAFNPPHSDLLVEQLLDNEMIKVKAKIFRNFIRTSAVSLLHLQSQEDDPRTRAWTPYLYVNPADPICLAYTHDFRHKSEPTIGESKLESDAVKISVRSELFGRRRTPSSPSDFPGEPIQLLSSADMTVNKTASIREAHRLKQWWGPADPVLREYWGIRRIG